The following DNA comes from Flammeovirgaceae bacterium.
TAACAAGCGTGTTATCTTAAATATTGAATCCTCTTATTCAATCAACTTTCTTACTGCTACGGCTCGATACCAAGGATTAACAACGGTACAGGAGGGCTGTTACGCCCCTGTCTCATTACATTGTAAACCTCACCTTCATAGTAAGCAACCCCGGATGACATTTGCGCCTGCATTTTCTTGGTTGGCAAAATTTCAATACCCAGGTTAATAACACCACCCGAATAAAACAGCATATGTTTCACAAACAAGTCATAAGCCACAAAAGCGTATTTGCCAAACTGGATTTCAACCGCAATCTTCTCCTTCACAAAGTCTGTTTGGTTGTAGCTGTAAATAGGTTCTTTTTCCCCACGCTTTATCAAGAAATCCTTTTGCTCTTTAACCGGCATCAGGACACTCTGCTCCATCAAATCGCGGTTTAGGGTTATGAAATAATTATACCTGCTTTCTACCCAATTTTTTTTGAAAACTCCCTGTCAAATGCTTTGTTCAGGTCAATTGGGCTAAATAGGTTGTTTCCTTTTTTCCGTTTTTCCTTACTCACCTTCGTCATGAACATGCTTGCCTCAATACCGGTGATCACATCCCTGATCCCCTTATAGAGCCGGTTGTGGTGTACGATTAAATACTCCTCTCCGTTGAGATGCGAATATGCATGGGCTATTTTCATAATTGTAGATGTAGTTAAAAAAGCGAGCCAGTCTGCCATTCTTTGGGCATTTGGGCAACCTTGTCCCTTGGGGTAGGCTTATGAACGGGTTTGTTAATGGCCCTCAATTTTAAGGTTCCCTCCTTTAAACTTTTGATCCTTTGTTTTGCAATGGTAACGTACCTGCTTTCTTTCTCAATGCCGACTATGTTCCTGTCATTCTTGATTGAGGCAAGCAATGAGGAACCAACACCCGCATATGGGTCAAGCACCCAACTTCCAGGGTTTGTCAAGGCCAAAACACAACGCTCAACCAGTTCAACCGGATACTGGCAGGGATGTTCGGTTTTTTCAGGATGATTTGATTTTACATTTGGAATGTCCCAAAGTGAGTTGTCCCAGTCTTGCACCACAACCTCCCAAATATCTGATGGGTTTTTCCCCCTTGGATTACCGGAAAGCTCCCCTTTTTTGGGCCCTTTGAAGTGACGTTTCCCAGGATACTTTGCCGGTACCCTAACCTCGTCCAGGTTGAAGATATAGTCATCCGTCTTGCTAAACCACAAAATTGTTTCATAACGTCCTGAAAAGCGCTTTGAGGCGTGTAGCCCATGTCCAAAATGCCAGACAATCCTGTTCCGGAGCTTTAATCCGTGCTTTTTAAATATTTG
Coding sequences within:
- a CDS encoding site-specific DNA-methyltransferase gives rise to the protein MNAKEPFEGIISQLYKAEHRMVLGDTFKTLQTLPDQKFDLVITSPPYNVGKEYEVKQSIEKYLEQQEEVIRELIRVTSDNGSICWQVGNYVAKGEIFPLDVFYYQIFKKHGLKLRNRIVWHFGHGLHASKRFSGRYETILWFSKTDDYIFNLDEVRVPAKYPGKRHFKGPKKGELSGNPRGKNPSDIWEVVVQDWDNSLWDIPNVKSNHPEKTEHPCQYPVELVERCVLALTNPGSWVLDPYAGVGSSLLASIKNDRNIVGIEKESRYVTIAKQRIKSLKEGTLKLRAINKPVHKPTPRDKVAQMPKEWQTGSLF